One segment of Salvelinus fontinalis isolate EN_2023a chromosome 12, ASM2944872v1, whole genome shotgun sequence DNA contains the following:
- the plcg2 gene encoding 1-phosphatidylinositol 4,5-bisphosphate phosphodiesterase gamma-2 isoform X1: MAGPGRSQQGELTEYKKSLIKRDLEMGIVMTVFRQKVERLTVQVIMETRQVAWTRTADKNDGVLDLSEIREIRPGRNSKDFERFRDGRDKHDENTCFTIFYGSQFVLNTISLGADTVDDADKWLTGLELLRQETLVAPTPDIIESWLRKQMYSINQTKKNRITLKEVKSLLPQLNYKVPGTRSLKEKFSEIGARKDVLNFEQFHKFYNILMFDQKDILEEFKRESCAFIMGSTDKPDASAVLLHDFQRFLLYQQKESWANDLNQVRELMTTFIDDTMRKTNDPEFTVSEFLSFLFSKENSIWDEKYSEMCNLDMNNPLSHYWINSSHNTYLTGDQLRSESSTEAYIRCLRLGCRCVELDCWEGPGEPIIYHGWTRTTKIKFEDVVKAINDHAFVTSEYPVVLSIEEHCPIEQQRQMARIFREVFQGKLLMEPVELMAEQLPSPTQLKGKIILKHKKLSVEGGISGKDFRKGEKQGDLHIWDPVDQRWNKHYCVISDDTLYYAEEEEEDELRKSPELHTSEPWFHGRMSEGRQTAERLLQEFCAESGGRDGTFLVRESDTFVTDFTLSFWRSGRVQHCRIRSGSEGGHTFYFLTDNLHFPSVYSLIQHYRDMPLRCHDFDLRLTEAVPRPNPHLLEGWFYSNLSRGEAEDYLLRIPRDGAFLIRQREESDSYAITFRGDGKVKHCRIQKDGSMYVLGTTTEFESLVELVNYFRKKPLYRKIKLRYPVTLELVSRFSTETDCASLYDMKMYVEPNEIEPSLPKSTVKALYDYRPMRPDELNFCKGALIHSVSKDSDGWWKGDYGGKLQLFFPANYVEEVSNNIKAESQDQVMEDNPLGDMCKGVVDISKCNVVRSAKNGKSHVMTLQMSDYDSKIHFDFAAESLEDLFEWYQVAWDITQREITKQHNKQLEIKQQEEVEKSEEVAMEMSDLVVYCQPRSKEKDRFVNYCYKEIRSFVENKIPAKNKTPDFLKYNRKSLSRIYPKGQRVDSSNYDPYPLWACGCHMVALNFQTADKYTQLNSALFSLNGHTGYVLQPEMMRSDSYDPHLEKRKVKFTLTVRVIAARHLPKPGRSIASPFVETELCGHTEDNKFKTVVYRDNGLNPVWKAPPEPVTFPVHEPELTFLRFVVNEEDMFSDPNFLAQATFPVKGIRSGYRSVPLKNGFNESIELASLLVYIDVQQVEKAEEELYSSSNQLRRRQAEINNEIFLYDTHTSLQRSAPPQLRDDLMREFSTNETQLQKIQDTCKQKIKEKKINNSKFYS, translated from the exons ATGGCGGGGCCGGGGCGAAGCCAGCAGGGAGAGCTGACGGAGTACAAGAAGAGTCTGATCAAGAGGGACCTGGAGATGGGCATCGTCATGACCGTGTTCCGCCAGAAGGTAGAGCGCCTTACTGTGCAGGTCATCATGGAGACCAGGCAGGTGGCCTGGACCCGAACAGCAGACAAGAATGATGGTGTCT TGGATCTGTCTGAGATACGGGAGATTCGCCCAGGGAGGAACTCAAAAGACTTTGAGAGGTTCAGAGATGGCAGGGACAAACATGATGAGAATACCTGCTTCACCATCTTCTATGGGTCCCAATTTGTTCTTAACACCATAAGCCTTGGCG CTGACACTGTGGATGACGCGGATAAATGGCTGACAGGCCTGGAGTTACTGAGACAGGAGACACTGGTGGCCCCCACACCAGACATCATAgagag CTGGTTGAGGAAACAGATGTATTCTATCAATCAGACTAAAAAGAACCG TATCACCTTGAAGGAGGTGAAGTCTCTTCTGCCACAGCTCAACTACAAGGTCCCCGGCACACGTTCCCTGAAGGAAAAGTTCTCG GAAATTGGAGCAAGGAAAGATGTCTTGAACTTTGAGCAGTTTCATAAATTCTACAATATTCTAATGTTTGATCAGAAAGAT ATTCTCGAGGAGTTCAAAAGGGAATCATGTGCTTTCATCATGGG TAGTACAGATAAACCTGATGCCTCTGCAGTTCTTCTCCATGATTTCCAACGATTTCTTCTGTACCAGCAGAAG GAGTCATGGGCCAATGACCTGAACCAGGTTCGAGAGCTGATGACCACCTTTATAGACGACACCATGAGGAAGACCAACGATCCAGAGTTCACCGTCAGCGAG TTCCTCAGTTTCCTCTTCTCTAAGGAGAACTCGATTTGGGATGAGAAATACTCAGAGATGTGCAACCTGGATATGAACAACCCATTGTCCCACTACTGGATCAATTCCTCACACAACAC CTACTTGACTGGAGACCAGCTGCGGAGCGAGTCGTCCACCGAGGCCTACATTCGCTGCCTGCGTCTGGGATGCCGCTGTGTTGAGT TGGACTGCTGGGAAGGGCCAGGTGAGCCCATCATATACCATGGCTGGACCAGGACCACCAAGATCAAGTTTGAGGACGTGGTGAAGGCCATCAATGACCATGCCTTTGTCACATCTGA ATACCCTGTGGTTCTCTCCATTGAGGAGCACTGTCCCATAGAGCAGCAGAGGCAGATGGCTCGTATCTTCAGAGAGGTATTCCAGGGCAAGCTCCTGATGGAGCCTGTGGAGCTGATGGCTGAACAGCTGCCCTCCCCCACACAGCTCAAGGGCAAGATCATCCTCAAG CACAAGAAACTGAGTGTGGAGGGAGGCATCAGCGGAAAGGACTTCCGAAAGGGAGAGAAGCAAGGAGACCTGCATATCTGGGATCCAGTGGACCAG CGATGGAACAAGCACTACTGTGTGATTTCAGATGACACACTCTATTacgcagaggaggaggaggaggatgagctCAGGAAG TCCCCAGAGCTCCACACATCTGAACCTTGGTTCCATGGGAGGATGAGTGAAGGGAGGCAGACAGCAGAGAGGCTGCTTCAGGAGTTCTGTGCTGAGTCGGGAGGCAGGGATGGCACCTTCCTGGTCCGAGAAAGTGACACCTTTGTGACAGACTTCACCCTCTCGTTCTG GCGCAGTGGGAGGGTCCAGCACTGTCGTATCCGCTCTGGCTCAGAGGGAGGACATACTTTCTACTTCCTGACTGATAACCTGCACTTCCCCAGTGTGTACTCACTGATCCAGCACTATCGCGACATGCCCCTCCGCTGCCACGACTTTGACCTGCGCCTCACTGAGGCTGTGCCTCGACCCAACCCACACCTACTGGAAGG GTGGTTCTATAGTAACCTGAGCAGAGGGGAGGCAGAGGACTATCTGTTGAGAATCCCCCGGGACGGAGCCTTCCtcatcagacagagagaggagagcgactCCTACGCTATCACCTTCAGAGGTGATGGCAAGGTGAAGCACTGTCGGATCCAGAAGGATGGCTCTATGTACGTGCTGGGAACCACCACTGAGTTCGAGAGCCTGGTGGAGCTGGTCAACTACTTCCGTAAGAAGCCTCTGTATCGCAAGATCAAACTACGCTACCCTGTCACACTGGAACTGGTCAGCCGCTTCAGCACG GAGACAGACTGCGCCTCACTGTATGATATGAAGATGTATGTGGAGCCAAATGAAATTGAGCCGTCACTG CCGAAGAGTACAGTTAAAGCTCTGTACGACTACAGACCCATGAGACCTGATGAACTGAACTTCTGCAAGGGGGCTCTGATCCACAGTGTGTCCAAAGACAGCGATGGATG GTGGAAAGGGGACTATGGGGGAAAGTTGCAGCTATTTTTCCCTGCCAACTATGTTGAGGAAGTGTCCAACAATATCAAAGCTGAGTCACAGGATCAG GTCATGGAGGACAATCCTCTGGGGGATATGTGTAAAGGAGTTGTTGACATTTCCAAGTGTAACGTTG TGAGATCGGCAAAGAATGGGAAGTCCCATGTCATGACACTTCAGATGAGTGATTACGACAGTAAGATTCATTTTGACTTTGCGGCAGAGTCACTGGAAGACCTGTTTGAGTGGTACCAGGTGGCCTGGGACATCACCCAGAGAGAGATCACCAAGCAGCACAACAAGCAGTTAGAG ATCAAGCagcaggaggaggtggagaagagtGAAGAGGTTGCCATGGAGATGTCTGACCTGGTGGTGTACTGCCAGCCTCGGAGCAAGGAGAAGGACCGCTTTG TGAACTACTGCTACAAAGAGATCCGCTCCTTTGTGGAGAACAAGATCCCGGCCAAGAACAAAACTCCAGACTTCCTGAAGTACAACCGCAAGTCCCTGAGCCGCATCTACCCCAAGGGCCAACGTGTAGACTCATCAAACTACGACCCTTACCCTCTGTGGGCCTGTGGTTGCCACATGGTGGCGCTCAACTTCCAGACTGCAG ATAAGTATACTCAACTCAACAGTGCCCTCTTCAGCCTTAACGGACATACAGGCTACGTGCTACAGCCAGAGATGATGCGCTCAGACAGCTATGATCCACATCTGGAGAAGAGGAAAGTCAAGTTCACCCTTACTGTCAGG GTGATTGCTGCCAGACACCTTCCTAAGCCAGGCCGTAGCATTGCTAGCCCTTTTGTAGAGACGGAGCTGTGTGGACACACAGAAGATAACAAGTTTAAGACCGTCGTCTATC GTGACAATGGGCTGAACCCGGTGTGGAAGGCTCCTCCAGAGCCGGTGACGTTCCCAGTCCATGAGCCAGAGCTCACCTTCCTGCGCTTTGTGGTGAATGAGGAGGACATGTTCTCAGACCCTAACTTCCTGGCTCAGGCTACCTTCCCCGTGAAGGGCATCCGCTCAG GGTACCGTTCTGTTCCTCTGAAAAATGGCTTCAATGAGAGCATAGAGCTGGCGTCTTTACTGGTCTACATCGATGTGCAGCAGGTGGAG AAAGCAGAGGAGGAGCTGTACTCGTCGTCCAACCAACTGCGGAGGCGGCAGGCTGAGATAAACAACGAGATCTTCCTGTACGACACTCACACCAGCCTGCAGCGTTCCGCCCCCCCACAGCTCCGTGACGACCTCATGAGAGAGTTCAGCACCAATGAGACACAGTTACAGAAGATCCAAGATACCTGCAAACAGAA GATAAAGGAAAAGAAAATCAACAACAGTAAATTTTATTCCTGA
- the plcg2 gene encoding 1-phosphatidylinositol 4,5-bisphosphate phosphodiesterase gamma-2 isoform X2 produces the protein MAGPGRSQQGELTEYKKSLIKRDLEMGIVMTVFRQKVERLTVQVIMETRQVAWTRTADKNDGVLDLSEIREIRPGRNSKDFERFRDGRDKHDENTCFTIFYGSQFVLNTISLGADTVDDADKWLTGLELLRQETLVAPTPDIIESWLRKQMYSINQTKKNRITLKEVKSLLPQLNYKVPGTRSLKEKFSEIGARKDVLNFEQFHKFYNILMFDQKDILEEFKRESCAFIMGSTDKPDASAVLLHDFQRFLLYQQKESWANDLNQVRELMTTFIDDTMRKTNDPEFTVSEFLSFLFSKENSIWDEKYSEMCNLDMNNPLSHYWINSSHNTYLTGDQLRSESSTEAYIRCLRLGCRCVELDCWEGPGEPIIYHGWTRTTKIKFEDVVKAINDHAFVTSEYPVVLSIEEHCPIEQQRQMARIFREVFQGKLLMEPVELMAEQLPSPTQLKGKIILKHKKLSVEGGISGKDFRKGEKQGDLHIWDPVDQRWNKHYCVISDDTLYYAEEEEEDELRKSPELHTSEPWFHGRMSEGRQTAERLLQEFCAESGGRDGTFLVRESDTFVTDFTLSFWRSGRVQHCRIRSGSEGGHTFYFLTDNLHFPSVYSLIQHYRDMPLRCHDFDLRLTEAVPRPNPHLLEGWFYSNLSRGEAEDYLLRIPRDGAFLIRQREESDSYAITFRGDGKVKHCRIQKDGSMYVLGTTTEFESLVELVNYFRKKPLYRKIKLRYPVTLELVSRFSTETDCASLYDMKMYVEPNEIEPSLPKSTVKALYDYRPMRPDELNFCKGALIHSVSKDSDGWWKGDYGGKLQLFFPANYVEEVSNNIKAESQDQVMEDNPLGDMCKGVVDISKCNVVRSAKNGKSHVMTLQMSDYDSKIHFDFAAESLEDLFEWYQVAWDITQREITKQHNKQLEIKQQEEVEKSEEVAMEMSDLVVYCQPRSKEKDRFVNYCYKEIRSFVENKIPAKNKTPDFLKYNRKSLSRIYPKGQRVDSSNYDPYPLWACGCHMVALNFQTADKYTQLNSALFSLNGHTGYVLQPEMMRSDSYDPHLEKRKVKFTLTVRVIAARHLPKPGRSIASPFVETELCGHTEDNKFKTVVYRDNGLNPVWKAPPEPVTFPVHEPELTFLRFVVNEEDMFSDPNFLAQATFPVKGIRSGYRSVPLKNGFNESIELASLLVYIDVQQVEKAEEELYSSSNQLRRRQAEINNEIFLYDTHTSLQRSAPPQLRDDLMREFSTNETQLQKIQDTCKQK, from the exons ATGGCGGGGCCGGGGCGAAGCCAGCAGGGAGAGCTGACGGAGTACAAGAAGAGTCTGATCAAGAGGGACCTGGAGATGGGCATCGTCATGACCGTGTTCCGCCAGAAGGTAGAGCGCCTTACTGTGCAGGTCATCATGGAGACCAGGCAGGTGGCCTGGACCCGAACAGCAGACAAGAATGATGGTGTCT TGGATCTGTCTGAGATACGGGAGATTCGCCCAGGGAGGAACTCAAAAGACTTTGAGAGGTTCAGAGATGGCAGGGACAAACATGATGAGAATACCTGCTTCACCATCTTCTATGGGTCCCAATTTGTTCTTAACACCATAAGCCTTGGCG CTGACACTGTGGATGACGCGGATAAATGGCTGACAGGCCTGGAGTTACTGAGACAGGAGACACTGGTGGCCCCCACACCAGACATCATAgagag CTGGTTGAGGAAACAGATGTATTCTATCAATCAGACTAAAAAGAACCG TATCACCTTGAAGGAGGTGAAGTCTCTTCTGCCACAGCTCAACTACAAGGTCCCCGGCACACGTTCCCTGAAGGAAAAGTTCTCG GAAATTGGAGCAAGGAAAGATGTCTTGAACTTTGAGCAGTTTCATAAATTCTACAATATTCTAATGTTTGATCAGAAAGAT ATTCTCGAGGAGTTCAAAAGGGAATCATGTGCTTTCATCATGGG TAGTACAGATAAACCTGATGCCTCTGCAGTTCTTCTCCATGATTTCCAACGATTTCTTCTGTACCAGCAGAAG GAGTCATGGGCCAATGACCTGAACCAGGTTCGAGAGCTGATGACCACCTTTATAGACGACACCATGAGGAAGACCAACGATCCAGAGTTCACCGTCAGCGAG TTCCTCAGTTTCCTCTTCTCTAAGGAGAACTCGATTTGGGATGAGAAATACTCAGAGATGTGCAACCTGGATATGAACAACCCATTGTCCCACTACTGGATCAATTCCTCACACAACAC CTACTTGACTGGAGACCAGCTGCGGAGCGAGTCGTCCACCGAGGCCTACATTCGCTGCCTGCGTCTGGGATGCCGCTGTGTTGAGT TGGACTGCTGGGAAGGGCCAGGTGAGCCCATCATATACCATGGCTGGACCAGGACCACCAAGATCAAGTTTGAGGACGTGGTGAAGGCCATCAATGACCATGCCTTTGTCACATCTGA ATACCCTGTGGTTCTCTCCATTGAGGAGCACTGTCCCATAGAGCAGCAGAGGCAGATGGCTCGTATCTTCAGAGAGGTATTCCAGGGCAAGCTCCTGATGGAGCCTGTGGAGCTGATGGCTGAACAGCTGCCCTCCCCCACACAGCTCAAGGGCAAGATCATCCTCAAG CACAAGAAACTGAGTGTGGAGGGAGGCATCAGCGGAAAGGACTTCCGAAAGGGAGAGAAGCAAGGAGACCTGCATATCTGGGATCCAGTGGACCAG CGATGGAACAAGCACTACTGTGTGATTTCAGATGACACACTCTATTacgcagaggaggaggaggaggatgagctCAGGAAG TCCCCAGAGCTCCACACATCTGAACCTTGGTTCCATGGGAGGATGAGTGAAGGGAGGCAGACAGCAGAGAGGCTGCTTCAGGAGTTCTGTGCTGAGTCGGGAGGCAGGGATGGCACCTTCCTGGTCCGAGAAAGTGACACCTTTGTGACAGACTTCACCCTCTCGTTCTG GCGCAGTGGGAGGGTCCAGCACTGTCGTATCCGCTCTGGCTCAGAGGGAGGACATACTTTCTACTTCCTGACTGATAACCTGCACTTCCCCAGTGTGTACTCACTGATCCAGCACTATCGCGACATGCCCCTCCGCTGCCACGACTTTGACCTGCGCCTCACTGAGGCTGTGCCTCGACCCAACCCACACCTACTGGAAGG GTGGTTCTATAGTAACCTGAGCAGAGGGGAGGCAGAGGACTATCTGTTGAGAATCCCCCGGGACGGAGCCTTCCtcatcagacagagagaggagagcgactCCTACGCTATCACCTTCAGAGGTGATGGCAAGGTGAAGCACTGTCGGATCCAGAAGGATGGCTCTATGTACGTGCTGGGAACCACCACTGAGTTCGAGAGCCTGGTGGAGCTGGTCAACTACTTCCGTAAGAAGCCTCTGTATCGCAAGATCAAACTACGCTACCCTGTCACACTGGAACTGGTCAGCCGCTTCAGCACG GAGACAGACTGCGCCTCACTGTATGATATGAAGATGTATGTGGAGCCAAATGAAATTGAGCCGTCACTG CCGAAGAGTACAGTTAAAGCTCTGTACGACTACAGACCCATGAGACCTGATGAACTGAACTTCTGCAAGGGGGCTCTGATCCACAGTGTGTCCAAAGACAGCGATGGATG GTGGAAAGGGGACTATGGGGGAAAGTTGCAGCTATTTTTCCCTGCCAACTATGTTGAGGAAGTGTCCAACAATATCAAAGCTGAGTCACAGGATCAG GTCATGGAGGACAATCCTCTGGGGGATATGTGTAAAGGAGTTGTTGACATTTCCAAGTGTAACGTTG TGAGATCGGCAAAGAATGGGAAGTCCCATGTCATGACACTTCAGATGAGTGATTACGACAGTAAGATTCATTTTGACTTTGCGGCAGAGTCACTGGAAGACCTGTTTGAGTGGTACCAGGTGGCCTGGGACATCACCCAGAGAGAGATCACCAAGCAGCACAACAAGCAGTTAGAG ATCAAGCagcaggaggaggtggagaagagtGAAGAGGTTGCCATGGAGATGTCTGACCTGGTGGTGTACTGCCAGCCTCGGAGCAAGGAGAAGGACCGCTTTG TGAACTACTGCTACAAAGAGATCCGCTCCTTTGTGGAGAACAAGATCCCGGCCAAGAACAAAACTCCAGACTTCCTGAAGTACAACCGCAAGTCCCTGAGCCGCATCTACCCCAAGGGCCAACGTGTAGACTCATCAAACTACGACCCTTACCCTCTGTGGGCCTGTGGTTGCCACATGGTGGCGCTCAACTTCCAGACTGCAG ATAAGTATACTCAACTCAACAGTGCCCTCTTCAGCCTTAACGGACATACAGGCTACGTGCTACAGCCAGAGATGATGCGCTCAGACAGCTATGATCCACATCTGGAGAAGAGGAAAGTCAAGTTCACCCTTACTGTCAGG GTGATTGCTGCCAGACACCTTCCTAAGCCAGGCCGTAGCATTGCTAGCCCTTTTGTAGAGACGGAGCTGTGTGGACACACAGAAGATAACAAGTTTAAGACCGTCGTCTATC GTGACAATGGGCTGAACCCGGTGTGGAAGGCTCCTCCAGAGCCGGTGACGTTCCCAGTCCATGAGCCAGAGCTCACCTTCCTGCGCTTTGTGGTGAATGAGGAGGACATGTTCTCAGACCCTAACTTCCTGGCTCAGGCTACCTTCCCCGTGAAGGGCATCCGCTCAG GGTACCGTTCTGTTCCTCTGAAAAATGGCTTCAATGAGAGCATAGAGCTGGCGTCTTTACTGGTCTACATCGATGTGCAGCAGGTGGAG AAAGCAGAGGAGGAGCTGTACTCGTCGTCCAACCAACTGCGGAGGCGGCAGGCTGAGATAAACAACGAGATCTTCCTGTACGACACTCACACCAGCCTGCAGCGTTCCGCCCCCCCACAGCTCCGTGACGACCTCATGAGAGAGTTCAGCACCAATGAGACACAGTTACAGAAGATCCAAGATACCTGCAAACAGAAGTAA